One Babylonia areolata isolate BAREFJ2019XMU chromosome 20, ASM4173473v1, whole genome shotgun sequence DNA segment encodes these proteins:
- the LOC143295055 gene encoding histone-arginine methyltransferase CARMER-like isoform X2, which produces MASMFDNVLLSSFADNGQFEKAEIDTPRRLQLSVKDTDVLVDIFRGEEKEETLVVNSATEVARCGKQSMVLTNETDTFLFKFPSIHVLKSFQGTMQELRDKTKSVFSSRTDESSAVQYFQFYGYLSQQQNMMQDYIRTSTYQRAMLANVTDFQDKVVLDVGAGSGILSFFAIQAGARKVYAIEASSMAKHCEALVRHNHLGDQIVVIPGKVEEVEVPEQVDTIISEPMGYMLFNERMLESYLHAKKWLRPGGKMYPGQGDLHIAPFTDEALYMEQYSKANFWYQESFHGVNLCTLRNAAVSEYFKQPIVDTFDIRICLAKSNKYVIDFQTAEETDLHVIDIPLSFTMMQGGMVHGLAFWFEVGFLGNDYAVWLSTSPTEPLTHWYQVRCLVEKPVLVKQGQTLTGRVVLRCNTRQSYDVEMELDVPGQNYKVRNTLDLKNPFFRYTGQAPQPPPGNTGSATEQYWSNLNLTAADPNITLYGGQGQPYVNGFLNGNVVDLSQTAVQPQQQQQQQQQQQQQQQQQQGVIQGNLIAVSNVAPINPGSIPSVGTLGSSNVNVNRTSIGGGLSPINFTNTQAFLNHH; this is translated from the exons ATGGCGTCGATGTTCGACAACGTGCTCCTTTCTTCCTTCGCAGACAATGGACAATTCGAGAAAGCAGAAATTGACACACCACGACGGCTCCAGCTTTCCGTGAAAGACACTGATGTGCTTGTAGATATATTTCGAG gagaggagaaagaagagacactGGTTGTGAATTCTGCGACTGAAGTAGCTCGATGTGGCAAACAGAGCATGGTCCTCACCAATGAGACGGATACCTTTCTCTTCAAGTTTCCAAGTATCCATG TACTGAAGTCCTTCCAGGGAACAATGCAAGAGCTCCGAGATAAAACAAAATCTGTCTTCTCCAGCAGGACAGATGAGTCCTCTGCTGTGCAGTATTTCCAG TTCTACGGCTATTTatctcaacaacaaaacatgatgcAGGACTACATTCGTACCTCGACGTACCAGCGAGCAATGTTGGCCAATGTGACAGACTTTCAGGACAAA GTTGTTTTGGATGTAGGAGCAGGGTCTGGTATCCTGTCATTTTTCGCTATTCAGGCTGGTGCACGCAAGGTGTATGCTATTGAAGCCAGTAGCATGGCCAAGCATTGTGAG GCTCTTGTTCGACACAACCACCTCGGTGACCAGATTGTGGTTATACCTGgcaaggtggaggaggtggaggtgccAGAGCAAGTGGACACCATCATCTCAGAGCCAATGGGATACATGCTCTTCAATGAGCGCATGCTTGAATCATACCTCCATGCGAAAAAATGGCTCAGACCTGGAG GTAAGATGTATCCTGGTCAGGGTGACCTTCACATAGCTCCTTTCACTGATGAAGCTCTCTACATGGAACAGTATTCAAAAGCCAACTTTTG GTATCAAGAATCTTTCCATGGGGTAAACCTGTGCACGCTACGCAACGCTGCTGTTTCAGAATATTTCAAACAGCCCATTGTG GATACATTTGACATTCGCATCTGCTTGGCCAAGTCGAATAAGTATGTGATCGACTTCCAAACAGCAGAAGAGACAGACCTTCATGTCATCGACATTCCTCTGTCCTTCACCATGATGCAGGGTGGGATGGTGCATGGCCTGGCCTTTTGGTTCGAAGTTGGCTTCCTTGGCAATGA TTATGCTGTTTGGTTGTCGACGTCTCCAACGGAACCGTTGACTCACTGGTACCAGGTGCGGTGCCTTGTGGAGAAGCCGGTGCTGGTCAAGCAGGGGCAGACGCTGACAGgtcgtgttgtgctgcgctgcaaCACCCG GCAAAGTTACGATGTGGAAATGGAGCTTGATGTGCCCGGCCAGAACTACAAGGTCCGCAACACCTTGGACCTGAAGAACCCCTTCTTCCGCTACACTGGTCAGGCTCCCCAGCCACCCCCAGGCAACACTGGCTCTGCCACAGAGCAGTACTGGAGCAATTTGAATTTAACAG CTGCCGACCCCAACATCACGCTGTACGGAGGACAGGGTCAGCCGTACGTCAACGGCTTCCTCAATGGCAATGTGGTGGACCTGTCCCAGACAGCTGTGCagccccagcagcagcagcaacagcagcagcagcagcagcaacagcaacagcaacagcagggggTGATCCAAGGCAATCTCATTGCTGTCT ccaatgTGGCACCCATCAACCCTGGCAGCATTCCTAGTGTGGGCACACTGGgcagcagcaatgtcaatgtcaaCAGGACCTCCATTGGGGGAGGCTTGAGCCCCATCAACTTCACCAACACACAG GCATTTCTGAACCATCATTGA
- the LOC143295055 gene encoding histone-arginine methyltransferase CARMER-like isoform X3, which translates to MASMFDNVLLSSFADNGQFEKAEIDTPRRLQLSVKDTDVLVDIFRGEEKEETLVVNSATEVARCGKQSMVLTNETDTFLFKFPSIHVLKSFQGTMQELRDKTKSVFSSRTDESSAVQYFQFYGYLSQQQNMMQDYIRTSTYQRAMLANVTDFQDKVVLDVGAGSGILSFFAIQAGARKVYAIEASSMAKHCEALVRHNHLGDQIVVIPGKVEEVEVPEQVDTIISEPMGYMLFNERMLESYLHAKKWLRPGGKMYPGQGDLHIAPFTDEALYMEQYSKANFWYQESFHGVNLCTLRNAAVSEYFKQPIVDTFDIRICLAKSNKYVIDFQTAEETDLHVIDIPLSFTMMQGGMVHGLAFWFEVGFLGNDYAVWLSTSPTEPLTHWYQVRCLVEKPVLVKQGQTLTGRVVLRCNTRQSYDVEMELDVPGQNYKVRNTLDLKNPFFRYTGQAPQPPPGNTGSATEQYWSNLNLTAADPNITLYGGQGQPYVNGFLNGNVVDLSQTAVQPQQQQQQQQQQQQQQQQQQGVIQGNLIAVSNVAPINPGSIPSVGTLGSSNVNVNRTSIGGGLSPINFTNTQSLA; encoded by the exons ATGGCGTCGATGTTCGACAACGTGCTCCTTTCTTCCTTCGCAGACAATGGACAATTCGAGAAAGCAGAAATTGACACACCACGACGGCTCCAGCTTTCCGTGAAAGACACTGATGTGCTTGTAGATATATTTCGAG gagaggagaaagaagagacactGGTTGTGAATTCTGCGACTGAAGTAGCTCGATGTGGCAAACAGAGCATGGTCCTCACCAATGAGACGGATACCTTTCTCTTCAAGTTTCCAAGTATCCATG TACTGAAGTCCTTCCAGGGAACAATGCAAGAGCTCCGAGATAAAACAAAATCTGTCTTCTCCAGCAGGACAGATGAGTCCTCTGCTGTGCAGTATTTCCAG TTCTACGGCTATTTatctcaacaacaaaacatgatgcAGGACTACATTCGTACCTCGACGTACCAGCGAGCAATGTTGGCCAATGTGACAGACTTTCAGGACAAA GTTGTTTTGGATGTAGGAGCAGGGTCTGGTATCCTGTCATTTTTCGCTATTCAGGCTGGTGCACGCAAGGTGTATGCTATTGAAGCCAGTAGCATGGCCAAGCATTGTGAG GCTCTTGTTCGACACAACCACCTCGGTGACCAGATTGTGGTTATACCTGgcaaggtggaggaggtggaggtgccAGAGCAAGTGGACACCATCATCTCAGAGCCAATGGGATACATGCTCTTCAATGAGCGCATGCTTGAATCATACCTCCATGCGAAAAAATGGCTCAGACCTGGAG GTAAGATGTATCCTGGTCAGGGTGACCTTCACATAGCTCCTTTCACTGATGAAGCTCTCTACATGGAACAGTATTCAAAAGCCAACTTTTG GTATCAAGAATCTTTCCATGGGGTAAACCTGTGCACGCTACGCAACGCTGCTGTTTCAGAATATTTCAAACAGCCCATTGTG GATACATTTGACATTCGCATCTGCTTGGCCAAGTCGAATAAGTATGTGATCGACTTCCAAACAGCAGAAGAGACAGACCTTCATGTCATCGACATTCCTCTGTCCTTCACCATGATGCAGGGTGGGATGGTGCATGGCCTGGCCTTTTGGTTCGAAGTTGGCTTCCTTGGCAATGA TTATGCTGTTTGGTTGTCGACGTCTCCAACGGAACCGTTGACTCACTGGTACCAGGTGCGGTGCCTTGTGGAGAAGCCGGTGCTGGTCAAGCAGGGGCAGACGCTGACAGgtcgtgttgtgctgcgctgcaaCACCCG GCAAAGTTACGATGTGGAAATGGAGCTTGATGTGCCCGGCCAGAACTACAAGGTCCGCAACACCTTGGACCTGAAGAACCCCTTCTTCCGCTACACTGGTCAGGCTCCCCAGCCACCCCCAGGCAACACTGGCTCTGCCACAGAGCAGTACTGGAGCAATTTGAATTTAACAG CTGCCGACCCCAACATCACGCTGTACGGAGGACAGGGTCAGCCGTACGTCAACGGCTTCCTCAATGGCAATGTGGTGGACCTGTCCCAGACAGCTGTGCagccccagcagcagcagcaacagcagcagcagcagcagcaacagcaacagcaacagcagggggTGATCCAAGGCAATCTCATTGCTGTCT ccaatgTGGCACCCATCAACCCTGGCAGCATTCCTAGTGTGGGCACACTGGgcagcagcaatgtcaatgtcaaCAGGACCTCCATTGGGGGAGGCTTGAGCCCCATCAACTTCACCAACACACAG AGTTTGGCCTGA
- the LOC143295055 gene encoding histone-arginine methyltransferase CARMER-like isoform X1: MASMFDNVLLSSFADNGQFEKAEIDTPRRLQLSVKDTDVLVDIFRGEEKEETLVVNSATEVARCGKQSMVLTNETDTFLFKFPSIHVLKSFQGTMQELRDKTKSVFSSRTDESSAVQYFQFYGYLSQQQNMMQDYIRTSTYQRAMLANVTDFQDKVVLDVGAGSGILSFFAIQAGARKVYAIEASSMAKHCEALVRHNHLGDQIVVIPGKVEEVEVPEQVDTIISEPMGYMLFNERMLESYLHAKKWLRPGGKMYPGQGDLHIAPFTDEALYMEQYSKANFWYQESFHGVNLCTLRNAAVSEYFKQPIVDTFDIRICLAKSNKYVIDFQTAEETDLHVIDIPLSFTMMQGGMVHGLAFWFEVGFLGNDYAVWLSTSPTEPLTHWYQVRCLVEKPVLVKQGQTLTGRVVLRCNTRQSYDVEMELDVPGQNYKVRNTLDLKNPFFRYTGQAPQPPPGNTGSATEQYWSNLNLTAADPNITLYGGQGQPYVNGFLNGNVVDLSQTAVQPQQQQQQQQQQQQQQQQQQGVIQGNLIAVSNVAPINPGSIPSVGTLGSSNVNVNRTSIGGGLSPINFTNTQNVITGGTNHYPVSNQFMIGDYVMPGTVLVQQPQQNQQQQPIADKKTMS; this comes from the exons ATGGCGTCGATGTTCGACAACGTGCTCCTTTCTTCCTTCGCAGACAATGGACAATTCGAGAAAGCAGAAATTGACACACCACGACGGCTCCAGCTTTCCGTGAAAGACACTGATGTGCTTGTAGATATATTTCGAG gagaggagaaagaagagacactGGTTGTGAATTCTGCGACTGAAGTAGCTCGATGTGGCAAACAGAGCATGGTCCTCACCAATGAGACGGATACCTTTCTCTTCAAGTTTCCAAGTATCCATG TACTGAAGTCCTTCCAGGGAACAATGCAAGAGCTCCGAGATAAAACAAAATCTGTCTTCTCCAGCAGGACAGATGAGTCCTCTGCTGTGCAGTATTTCCAG TTCTACGGCTATTTatctcaacaacaaaacatgatgcAGGACTACATTCGTACCTCGACGTACCAGCGAGCAATGTTGGCCAATGTGACAGACTTTCAGGACAAA GTTGTTTTGGATGTAGGAGCAGGGTCTGGTATCCTGTCATTTTTCGCTATTCAGGCTGGTGCACGCAAGGTGTATGCTATTGAAGCCAGTAGCATGGCCAAGCATTGTGAG GCTCTTGTTCGACACAACCACCTCGGTGACCAGATTGTGGTTATACCTGgcaaggtggaggaggtggaggtgccAGAGCAAGTGGACACCATCATCTCAGAGCCAATGGGATACATGCTCTTCAATGAGCGCATGCTTGAATCATACCTCCATGCGAAAAAATGGCTCAGACCTGGAG GTAAGATGTATCCTGGTCAGGGTGACCTTCACATAGCTCCTTTCACTGATGAAGCTCTCTACATGGAACAGTATTCAAAAGCCAACTTTTG GTATCAAGAATCTTTCCATGGGGTAAACCTGTGCACGCTACGCAACGCTGCTGTTTCAGAATATTTCAAACAGCCCATTGTG GATACATTTGACATTCGCATCTGCTTGGCCAAGTCGAATAAGTATGTGATCGACTTCCAAACAGCAGAAGAGACAGACCTTCATGTCATCGACATTCCTCTGTCCTTCACCATGATGCAGGGTGGGATGGTGCATGGCCTGGCCTTTTGGTTCGAAGTTGGCTTCCTTGGCAATGA TTATGCTGTTTGGTTGTCGACGTCTCCAACGGAACCGTTGACTCACTGGTACCAGGTGCGGTGCCTTGTGGAGAAGCCGGTGCTGGTCAAGCAGGGGCAGACGCTGACAGgtcgtgttgtgctgcgctgcaaCACCCG GCAAAGTTACGATGTGGAAATGGAGCTTGATGTGCCCGGCCAGAACTACAAGGTCCGCAACACCTTGGACCTGAAGAACCCCTTCTTCCGCTACACTGGTCAGGCTCCCCAGCCACCCCCAGGCAACACTGGCTCTGCCACAGAGCAGTACTGGAGCAATTTGAATTTAACAG CTGCCGACCCCAACATCACGCTGTACGGAGGACAGGGTCAGCCGTACGTCAACGGCTTCCTCAATGGCAATGTGGTGGACCTGTCCCAGACAGCTGTGCagccccagcagcagcagcaacagcagcagcagcagcagcaacagcaacagcaacagcagggggTGATCCAAGGCAATCTCATTGCTGTCT ccaatgTGGCACCCATCAACCCTGGCAGCATTCCTAGTGTGGGCACACTGGgcagcagcaatgtcaatgtcaaCAGGACCTCCATTGGGGGAGGCTTGAGCCCCATCAACTTCACCAACACACAG AACGTGATCACGGGCGGCACAAACCACTATCCTGTCAGCAACCAGTTCATGATTGGGGATTATGTCATGCCGGGCACTGTCCTTGTGCAGCAGCCACAacagaatcagcagcagcagcctatTGCAGACAAGAAGACCATGTCCTAA